From the Candoia aspera isolate rCanAsp1 chromosome 3, rCanAsp1.hap2, whole genome shotgun sequence genome, the window CCTATATGGCTTTTCAGTGCTGATGTTCCATTATGAAGTAATAGCAAACAAATTCTGGGATACAGTCatcatttgccattcttattctCCAACATTTTTAATGTATGACCTTTGACTTTTTTATtgggtttgttttgctttttttgctttgttttaattttaccaACTTTACAGTGCTTCCTAACAGACACAACTTATATTGTACAGCTGTTTTCATTCTTATAGAGGGAAAGATTAAAGTTCTGGTAGAAAAATACAGAATAGTTGCAAATGGAAAATATTCCCATCAGGACCTCCATAAACTCAGTTAaatgagaaagtttttttttattatatgccATAATCAGTGTTAGTGACTGCAcacatggattttctccatgacagtctgtccctaatTTGGTCTTTCATATCTTCCAATCgtgcatccattgccactgtaactgaatccatccacctttcccaggattatagACTTCCCAAGAGTTAAATCTTTGCATTATGAGTCTAAAAATGAGAGAGTAATGGCTAAAAAAGAGCCTTATGTGAACCTCTTTAAGTTACCTTCTTTCAGTGCTGCTTGTTAGATTGTTATTTCTCTGTATTATTTGTCTtaaaatttttaaagttttaaacacTTCTACTCTTGAGTAGGAAATATATTAAATGCAACAGATATGCATATTACAAGAAACCAGAAGGGCGGGACTGTATAAGGGTTCGTTTACTTGAGGCTTCGGTCATTTCAACAGAAGCAGAGAACAGATTAAAAAGTAATTTCAAAAACGTGTATTTGAACCGTGTTAGGCGTTTCAAATACCTGAGCCTCCAATGCCACATTCTCGAGCTGCAATAGGACAGCGGGCTGCCGAAGCCCCGCCCCGCTCGCGCTACCTTAACGACAATCGTTGACAGCCCGCCAATTTCTTCGCGCGCGAGGTCAGAATCGTCGCGGGAGCATCTCTTGCCATCTCTCATGGCGTTCGCTTGTTTCTTCAACTCGAAGGGCCGTTAGAGCCGCCATGGCGGGCTGGGAGAAAGCCGTGCGCGGAGAAAAGCCATGCTAAGAGCTGGAGCCCTCATGGCCGCATTGCTGGTTCTAGTGCCGTTCACGGGTTGGTCTGTACGGGGTCGTCTGCTTGTCCTCTGTGAAGTTTGGCCGGGTGAGGACCGCATAAGGCTACCTTCTCCAGCTtgatggctgggaattatgggtcTGTCGCGAAGGCTTATTCTCCCGGAAAGCGCCAAGTTGAGAGAGGCGTAGGGTCTGCGGGGAACGAGGAGCTTAGTCTGATACTTGAATTCCTTGTAATAAGAGTGTGAAGTTAACAGTAATGGCTTTAAGCTTGTAAATAGACACGGGAGAGAAGTAGTTTGGTTATCATTTTAAAGGCTACTGCCATTTCTGAATATAGAAAATTAACATAAAAGCAGTCTGTTGAAAGCTATGAATAACTTTAAATCTGAGAATAAAAGGGAACTTTATACTTTGGATTTGGAATTTTAATGACTTAGGTTTATACTATTTCTTGTGGTAGATGTAGCAAACCAGAAACTACCTGTCCTGGGGTGGAAATCAGAGATACTATACAAGAACTGGAATATGGAAAAATCCATTGTATATCTGAAATAACTGAAAAGTATCTGCATTAGATGGTGAATGTTTGATCCTTTTTATTGCAGCTGTTGTGATTACCAACTAGAAATTTTGATTATTCTAACTTCTCATTAAGTACTTGAAAAACCACTGGGCCTCggtaaaaactacaaagaatttGCAGTGTTACTTTTGTTAAAACTTAACACAACTAAACACACTGCATATGAGAAAAGATTGTACTGTAGTAGTTCTTAGAGAGACAAGAAGGGTATTAGCAATGCAGTCCTGTCACATCTGTTAAGAAATAAGCCCCATTATTTTAATGGGATTTACTCTCAGTGTATATAGGTTCACAACCTTTGTTTCAAAAAATAAACACACTTCTTGAATATTTATATGCAATTTGAAAATGCATGAGTTTAAACATTTCTAATAGTACGTTAGAACTGTTACAGAAAACTCATCTGCTAACAAACATGCAAGTGACAGCAGTTTTGCTGTATTCCCCTAAGGAGTCCTGGGAGTATTCTTATaacctggacagcagatccttgagggccctccggctgctgctgcttaacgccaggtcagttaacaacaaagcccccctcatatgcgatttgatcgcagaggagggggcagacctggcgtgtatcaccgagacctggctgggctcagaagggggggtagccctctcggaaatgtgcccagctgggtttcaggtgtggcaccagctgacataccagggtaggggagaagggtggctgttgtcatccgagagtctctggtggccttcagggaccctgccccacaagtggccgggtgtgagaccctgttctttaagttgggttcccaagaacagctgggagtattgctactgtaccagctcccctgctgcgtagcaacctccctgcctgagctgctggaggtcatCTCGGgtttggtggtggagttccccagacttgcggttctgggggacttcaatctgccttccctggggcgtgcctcagaggcagctcaggagttcatggctaccatggcagccatgggcctgtcccagatcatccgggacccgactcgagtcagtggtctcactccggacttggtcttcttgttggagcagtggcaacataATCTGAGGGAAGAGCCGCATCTattcccattgtcatggtcagatcacgccccaGTGGCCCTGTGATTCTcctgtgctgcccccctccgcagggaggcaggacccattcagttggtccgcccccagcaactgatggacccagtgaggtttcagagggagctgggggtggtgcccagggatctgctgcatggtccagcagaggccctggctgctgcctggaatagggaagtggccggggccttggacaggatcgcgcctgtgcggcctctcttgcctcatccaacccgacactccccgtggtttatggaggagctgagggttttgaagaggcataagagacgcctagagcgcactggaggaagacaaagaccgaatctgaccaaacacaagctagagccgctattaaggcctaccttgtggcggtaagagcggcgaaatggcagtatttctccgctcttattgcatctgcagattgctgtccaacggccctgtttaagatcacacgtacccttttggggaaggtgggcccagtgacccacctacagggccgtgcggaagagttttctgagcatctgcaggataaaatcactcagatccggtctaagttggactccatgcgtgaagcagggtctgtggagataccgagggaatgttttagccttgttatctgggagcagtttgatcctgttggacccgaggaagtggacaggatcctccagattgtgaatgccaccacctgttacttagatccatgcctctcctggctggtgaaggcagctcgggaggtgacgtgtagTTGGGTTggtggtgcttcatcttccgggaaattgtcatccttagttctggatggggttgcactgccctagacagactcagtgcgtaatctggcagttctcctggactcacaactcctgctcaaagaacaggtggcagtcgtggccaggagggcctttgtgcaacttcgagttgtgcaccagttatgcccgttcctggatcgagaagccctccgaacagtcacgccctggttatctcccatacagactactgcaatgcgctctacgtggggctacccttgaagagtatctggaagcttcagctggtccagaatgcagccgcgcgggctatttttagtgcccctaggtcggcacatataacactgttgctgcgcgagctgcactgggtgccagtttgcttccaggtccaattcaaggtgttggttattacctttaaagtcctacatggcatggggccaggttacctgagggaccgtctcatccccattacattggcccaccccacccgatcatccagagagggcatgttgcggaccccgtccataagagaatgtcatctggcggggtccaggaaacgggccttctctgtagtggcccctgctctctggaacatcttgcccccggaggtgaggcaggccccctcactcctgaccttccggaaggccctgaagacctggttctgccgtctcgcatagggcgggaaagtgaataaccattcttgggggtggctcgcaccctagagtccctcccaccagcctggattttatacctttcctggattctatttatttactgtattttataataactgtttttatgagattgtaatgtttatatttcgtgcttgattttattgtaaaccgcccagagtccctcttttggggaagatgggcggtggctaaatttgattaataaataaataaataaacctgtacTTGTGTTTTAGGCAAATAGAACTTACTGGCAAAAGGAATGCTTTAAGTGCCATAGGGATCAAATGAGAAGGAAAATCTTCTTTAAAGGGTTCACAAAACTGCAGCTGAATGGGAACTTTATGTCTCTTTGTAAAACTAGAATACAACAccaaatttattatttgtttgatttatatggcttcccatcttgaatacatgactctgggcggctaacaatattaaaaagagtaaaaccacatgaaaaaatataaacagcagctgagaaaaagtTATGAAAAAATACAGTCAACACAAGCAGGAAATGGGCTGTATCACACACCCAGTGGCCCTAGCGCATGTACAGtaccaagtcttcaaggccttgctgatgatattccagagatcaacttgtcccagctcctgctaacctagcagttcgaaagcatgcaagtgcaagtagataaataggtaccactttggtgggaaaataacagggacatgaaaggagccccctcgggcatcccccaAGCAATGGagacatcactggcaaatcctttcaatacagaagcaccttggtaggtgcttctgatacgggaaaaaaaatattccagaggaTGGGCACCAGGGCAGAAAAGCTCTCCTCCTGGGCCAAATGACACTCCTTAGCAgataggacctggagcatgcccctcctgccagacaggtataaacaactggggagagatagTCCCATAAGTAACcgggccccaagccatgaagggctttaaaggtgaccaccatcatcttgaattgcacccagacacatactggtagccaatgcagctcacatagcagaggTGTCATGTACTGAATTACAAGCATCCTTAAGTGCCTgtcctgctgcattttgtaccagctgaagcttccaaatgctcttcaagggcagcctcatgtagagcatgttgcagtagtccaatcaaaGGTCCCTAGAGCATAAGTGactgagcagggcctcctggtccaggaatggtgCAACTGATACACAACCcatagctgtgcaaaggccctcttagctatggctgccacctgttccttgagcaggagctatgaatTCAGGAGGATCCCCAGACTGTGTGCCAGTTCTGTCCaagacagtgcaaccccatccagaatcaaagatgaaaGTCCAAAAACCCAgaccacagcctccaggcactgagaatcTCCATGGCGTCACTCAAACAACCTAGGGTAGagataaagctgagtatcatcagcatactgataatacttcACCCTGAATCATAGGATGACcttacccagcagcttcatggagatgttaaacaggagaggagaaagcACTGAACCCTAAGAGATTTCACAAAGTGGGGGCTGCAGGCTGGAcctccccccatcaacaccaactggaaccgatCTAGAGAAAGGAAGCAAACCATGTTAGTACAATACAGCACTAACCATCCCCTACTCCCAAAGCTGCTAAGGTCAAGAACAAGGATAGACGCACCATCCCATCCCactcaccagaggtcatccaaattGGTTTTTATAGTTATAATTTTAAACTTAAACATCTAAGTGCATCTAATGTAATGCCATTATAAATCTCTGAAAATTCTGCTGGGCATATAGTGTCACATAGCTATGAGGGAGCTATTCATAAATCCTGTCCAAAACAACTACTATTAAAATAAGTTTTAGAATGTGATCCTGGCCTTAAGATAATCAGTATTTAATGtgatttgaaatatttaattaaactaGGGTTATTTGCTTTATTGCAGGGCATTTAAAAGAGTATCAGCAATTATCAGTAGCAGCTGATAATGATTCATACAGAACATTGGTGAATAGAATCCTAGTACAGTCTGCACTGAAAAAGGACAACAGAAATTACAAAAGCTTCAGAACAAATTTCAAAATACATGgaaaaaatgcctttaaaaacaatcaacaaaactaTGCAGTTCTGTTTAGAATTAATCTATATTTACTTGCAGACAAAAAAACAAGCATACAAATTTCAAAAAAGCATTCAGTAATGTATGAAGTTATTTTGAGAGAAAGAAATTATTTAAGAAGGAGACTCAGTATTCTGATGAATGCAAATCTTGAAGACTGTGAAGTGAAAATGAATTGGCATATTAATGTGAGAAAGAAATCTGAAGGTAACAAATCACAAGTATCCTATTTTGAAAAGGGATATAAATACATGGAGACCAGGTCACCACTGACTTATATGGCACATCAgtcaaatatattaaaaagtgaagAACAGTTACCAAAAAGTCAGAAAAGCTTGGGAAGTATTATAATATTAAAATTTGTGAAGCAACGTAAAGGAGAAGACCATATTGAAATGAagattctaaaaaagaaaaaatgtaaaaataacattGATAGACTATTAGCTTCTGTGAAAGAAAAATTTTGTAAAGTGAATACAAATGTGTACAATAAAAATCAGCACAGAATATTTTCtgatggaaaaaaattatttaatacagaaagaaaaaaacaatatatagGATTTAAAAGGTTACAACAGAGAAAAaacattattaaagaaaaaatcaagatgtggaaacagaaaacaataacTAAAAAATCAGTTTATGACAATCAGAAACTTCAATTCAGGCATGTATTCACTTACCAAAGAAATAGTCATAGGCTACAGAAGGTATACTCAACTCATAAAAAGATGTTGGctaacattcaaagaaaaaaagtgcCTGCATTTCAAACAAAAACTTACAGAGGCAAACATTTAATACAAAAATGGGGCAGTATTCTCAGAGCTAGAAAAGAAAGTAAATTTGGAGAAAATGAAATGGGCATTTTGTCAAAAATTTACTATATGCAGCCTTTCATAGTAAATCTTAAGTTTCTAACAATTACAATGTATGTGAAGCAAGATTTTTTTAGTTCAGAGAAGTATCAGACAGAGCCATTAGTTCAAGTGAAAAAAATGTTGCAATATCTGTTGCCTTCTTCAGAGAGAGTTAAAAAGAAGTATTTTAGTCTTGGTCAGAAAGGACTTGAAATGTCAGCTTTAAAAACACTGATGGTAAAACGGCTTGTTAAA encodes:
- the LOC134493407 gene encoding uncharacterized protein LOC134493407 isoform X1 — encoded protein: MLRAGALMAALLVLVPFTGWSVRGRLLVLCEVWPGHLKEYQQLSVAADNDSYRTLVNRILVQSALKKDNRNYKSFRTNFKIHGKNAFKNNQQNYAVLFRINLYLLADKKTSIQISKKHSVMYEVILRERNYLRRRLSILMNANLEDCEVKMNWHINVRKKSEGNKSQVSYFEKGYKYMETRSPLTYMAHQSNILKSEEQLPKSQKSLGSIIILKFVKQRKGEDHIEMKILKKKKCKNNIDRLLASVKEKFCKVNTNVYNKNQHRIFSDGKKLFNTERKKQYIGFKRLQQRKNIIKEKIKMWKQKTITKKSVYDNQKLQFRHVFTYQRNSHRLQKVYSTHKKMLANIQRKKVPAFQTKTYRGKHLIQKWGSILRARKESKFGENEMGILSKIYYMQPFIVNLKFLTITMYVKQDFFSSEKYQTEPLVQVKKMLQYLLPSSERVKKKYFSLGQKGLEMSALKTLMVKRLVKKEGFPAFFYNNIFNGPSSIVERTKRSAKNKTVPISVGVLQHLSSALIAGATIFGIALFIIVLAGFYLYLKRRQLLKFFNTVLKDGKSPPKSKSTDSQSYAPISVSQNFHFVQPKDSRKKQTAVAAAVEASAKKKSDRVSVKEIYDSSDTEGSSKTSHRGLTVRSRAYVFPSQSSGSLQSFCDDVCDVYSAQLSLSDEIVVEKLCSNLPSTTPKEKKAVTVACQTNYCSKDNQHHCTNTDVSPQLKQLTISRSKSENDIVRASSSNTSRPVQSLTHVSKVQNP
- the LOC134493407 gene encoding uncharacterized protein LOC134493407 isoform X2, with translation MLRAGALMAALLVLVPFTGWSVRGRLLVLCEVWPGHLKEYQQLSVAADNDSYRTLVNRILVQSALKKDNRNYKSFRTNFKIHGKNAFKNNQQNYAVLFRINLYLLADKKTSIQISKKHSVMYEVILRERNYLRRRLSILMNANLEDCEVKMNWHINVRKKSEGNKSQVSYFEKGYKYMETRSPLTYMAHQSNILKSEEQLPKSQKSLGSIIILKFVKQRKGEDHIEMKILKKKKCKNNIDRLLASVKEKFCKVNTNVYNKNQHRIFSDGKKLFNTERKKQYIGFKRLQQRKNIIKEKIKMWKQKTITKKSVYDNQKLQFRHVFTYQRNSHRLQKVYSTHKKMLANIQRKKVPAFQTKTYRGKHLIQKWGSILRARKESKFGENEMGILSKIYYMQPFIVNLKFLTITMYVKQDFFSSEKYQTEPLVQVKKMLQYLLPSSERVKKKYFSLGQKGLEMSALKTLMVKRLVKKEGFPAFFYNNIFNGPSSIVERTKRSAKNKTVPISVGVLQHLSSALIAGATIFGIALFIIVLAGFYLYLKRRIFILYNQRTQERNRQQWQQRLKPLPKRNLIVLV